Proteins encoded by one window of Homo sapiens chromosome 10, GRCh38.p14 Primary Assembly:
- the VPS26A gene encoding vacuolar protein sorting-associated protein 26A isoform 5 (isoform 5 is encoded by transcript variant 5) — translation MQVEKPYESYIGANVRLRYFLKVTIVRRLTDLVKEYDLIVHQLATYPDVNNSIKMEVGIEDCLHIEFEYNKSKYHLKDVIVGKIYFLLVRIKIQHMELQLIKKEITGIGPSTTTETETIAKYEIMDGAPVKGESIPIRLFLAGYDPTPTMRDVNKKFSVRYFLNLVLVDEEDRRYFKQQEIILWRKAPEKLRKQRTNFHQRFESPESQASAEQPEM, via the exons ATGCAAGTTGAAAAGCCATATGAATCTTACATCGGTGCCAATGTCCGCTTGAG GTATTTTCTTAAAGTGACAATAGTGAGAAGACTGACAGATTTGGTAAAAGAGTATGATCTTATTGTTCACCAGCTTGCCACCTATCCTGATGTTAACAACTCTATTAAGATGGAAGTGGGCATTGAAGATTGTCTACATATAGAATTTGAATATAATAAATCAAA GTATCATTTAAAGGATGTGATTGTTGGAAAAATTTACTTCTTATtagtaagaataaaaatacaacatatggAGTTACAGCTGATCAAAAAAGAGATCACAGGAATTG GACCCAGTACcacaacagaaacagaaacaatcgCCAAATATGAAATAATGGATGGTGCACCAGTAAAAG gTGAATCAATTCCAATAAGGCTATTTTTAGCAGGATATGACCCAACTCCAACAATGAGAGATGTGAACAAAAAATTTTCAGTAAGGTACTTTTTGAATTTAGTGCTTGTTGATGAGGAAGACCGGAGGTACTTCAAACAGCAG GAGATAATTTTATGGAGAAAAGCTCCTGAAAAACTGAGGAAACAGAGAACAAACTTTCACCAGCGATTTGAATCTCCAGAATCACAGGCATCTGCCGAACAGCCTGAAATGTGA